A window of Pradoshia eiseniae genomic DNA:
ACCGAAGTCATCTCATCGCCGCATAAACACGGCACATCCCTTTTTATTAAACTGTCTACTTTATAGGGTGCAGTTCAAGCCCAAATTAGGGCTGCTTTTCTTATTTTAGAAGCATCTCGCAATTTTTTCTAACTCTTTGGTATCACCTAAAGGAGTGCTATAATGATTAAATGGAAATTAGATTAAGGGGTTGTTTGAATGTACGATTTTCGCGAGTGGAAGCATGTTTTTAAACTCGATCCTAATAAGGAAATCTCCGATGAGGCGCTAGAGAAGCTTTGTGAATCTGGAACAGATGCCATATTGGTTGGCGGAACTGATGGAGTCACACTTGAGAATGTGCTCGACCTCATGGCACGAATTCGCCGTTACACGCTTCCTTGTGTGCTCGAGGTATCCAATTTAGAATCCATAACCCCGGGATTTGACCTTTATTTTATACCGTCTGTTTTAAATAGCCGGAATCCGGACTGGATTCTTGGTCTGCATAAAGAGGCCATTAAGGAATATGGCCATATGATCAATTGGGAAGAGATGCATGTTGAGGGGTACTGCATTATGAATCCAGAATGCAAGGCAGCTCAGCTGACGGAGGCAAATACGGATTTATCAGAGGATGATGCGGCAAGCTATGCTCTGATGGCGGAAAAAATGTTCAATCTGCCTATTTTCTATCTCGAATACAGCGGCAAATATGGCGACCCGGCGTT
This region includes:
- the pcrB gene encoding heptaprenylglyceryl phosphate synthase, whose protein sequence is MYDFREWKHVFKLDPNKEISDEALEKLCESGTDAILVGGTDGVTLENVLDLMARIRRYTLPCVLEVSNLESITPGFDLYFIPSVLNSRNPDWILGLHKEAIKEYGHMINWEEMHVEGYCIMNPECKAAQLTEANTDLSEDDAASYALMAEKMFNLPIFYLEYSGKYGDPALVRAVKDTLMETKLFYGGGINSVARAEEMSELADCIIVGNYIYEDLAKALKTVDAAKKN